In Saccharothrix syringae, the following are encoded in one genomic region:
- the sucC gene encoding ADP-forming succinate--CoA ligase subunit beta: MDLYEYQAKDLFAAHDVPVLPGDVASTPAEAKAIAERFGQTVVVKAQVKTGGRGKAGGVKLAETPDETETKADAILGLDIKGHTVHRVLVTPASDIAEEYYFSFLLDRANRTFLAMASVEGGMDIEEVAATKPEALAKVPVDAIKGVDRAKADEIVKAANFPAEVADQVADVIVKLWDTFVGEDATLVEVNPLVRDPEGRIVALDGKVTLDENASFRHPAHEALVDKQAEDPLEAKAKEKGLNYVKLDGQVGIIGNGAGLVMSTLDVVAYAGEKHANVKPANFLDIGGGASAEVMANGLDIILNDPDVKSVFVNVFGGITACDAVATGIVKALEILGDEAAKPLVVRLDGNNVEEGRRILAEANHPLVTVVDTMDNAADKAAELAAAGV, encoded by the coding sequence GTGGACCTGTACGAGTACCAGGCGAAGGACCTCTTCGCCGCCCACGACGTCCCGGTACTTCCGGGCGACGTGGCGAGCACCCCCGCCGAAGCCAAGGCCATCGCCGAGCGCTTCGGCCAGACCGTCGTGGTCAAGGCCCAGGTCAAGACGGGTGGCCGTGGCAAGGCGGGCGGCGTCAAGCTCGCCGAGACCCCGGACGAGACCGAGACCAAGGCCGACGCGATCCTCGGCCTGGACATCAAGGGCCACACCGTGCACCGCGTGCTGGTGACCCCCGCGTCCGACATCGCCGAGGAGTACTACTTCTCCTTCCTGCTCGACCGCGCGAACCGCACCTTCCTCGCGATGGCCTCCGTCGAGGGCGGCATGGACATCGAAGAGGTCGCCGCGACCAAGCCCGAGGCCCTGGCCAAGGTCCCCGTCGACGCCATCAAGGGCGTCGACCGCGCGAAGGCCGACGAGATCGTCAAGGCCGCCAACTTCCCCGCCGAGGTGGCCGACCAGGTCGCCGACGTGATCGTGAAGCTGTGGGACACCTTCGTCGGGGAGGACGCCACCCTGGTCGAGGTGAACCCGCTGGTCCGCGACCCCGAGGGCAGGATCGTCGCGCTCGACGGCAAGGTCACCCTCGACGAGAACGCCTCCTTCCGCCACCCGGCCCACGAGGCGCTGGTGGACAAGCAGGCCGAGGACCCGCTGGAGGCCAAGGCCAAGGAGAAGGGCCTCAACTACGTCAAGCTCGACGGCCAGGTCGGCATCATCGGCAACGGCGCCGGCCTCGTGATGTCCACCCTCGACGTCGTCGCCTACGCGGGTGAGAAGCACGCCAACGTCAAGCCCGCCAACTTCCTCGACATCGGTGGCGGCGCCTCCGCCGAGGTGATGGCCAACGGCCTGGACATCATCCTCAACGACCCGGACGTCAAGTCCGTGTTCGTCAACGTCTTCGGCGGCATCACCGCGTGCGACGCGGTCGCCACCGGCATCGTCAAGGCCCTGGAGATCCTGGGCGACGAGGCCGCCAAGCCGCTCGTGGTCCGCCTCGACGGCAACAACGTGGAGGAGGGTCGCCGGATCCTCGCCGAGGCCAACCACCCGCTGGTGACCGTGGTGGACACTATGGACAACGCGGCCGACAAGGCCGCCGAGCTCGCGGCTGCGGGGGTCTGA
- a CDS encoding esterase/lipase family protein — protein sequence MEAAGTPIVLVHGIGDNRSAFAVLSGALRRRGFGVVHAVNYSVLTALTGDVRRSAALLGEHVERVCEQTGADRVHVVGHSLGGLIARYYVQRLHGDARVRTLVTLGTPHGGTLTAYLFPTPLTRQLRPGSDLLSELAEPSPRPCRTRFAVVWSEMDQVVVPQRNARLEHPSLVVEEYRIRDSGHLSLSVDGRALHAVVSAITRSDDIQDHPIVPGRPGFSSADMTQSHRPSGL from the coding sequence ATGGAGGCGGCGGGCACCCCGATCGTGCTGGTGCACGGCATCGGGGACAACCGGTCCGCCTTCGCAGTGCTGTCGGGGGCGCTGCGGAGGCGCGGCTTCGGGGTGGTGCACGCGGTGAACTACAGCGTGCTGACCGCGTTGACGGGGGACGTCCGGCGGTCGGCGGCGCTGCTCGGGGAGCACGTCGAGCGCGTCTGCGAGCAGACGGGCGCGGACCGGGTGCACGTGGTCGGGCACTCGCTGGGCGGGCTGATCGCCCGTTACTACGTGCAGCGCCTGCACGGGGACGCGCGGGTGCGCACGCTGGTCACCCTGGGCACCCCGCACGGCGGCACGCTCACCGCCTACCTCTTCCCCACGCCGCTGACCCGCCAGCTCCGGCCCGGTTCCGACCTGCTGTCCGAGTTGGCCGAACCGTCCCCCCGCCCCTGCCGCACCCGCTTCGCGGTGGTGTGGAGCGAGATGGACCAGGTGGTCGTCCCCCAGCGCAACGCCCGGTTGGAGCACCCCTCGCTGGTCGTCGAGGAGTACCGGATACGTGATTCAGGTCACCTTTCGCTATCGGTTGACGGACGCGCTCTGCACGCGGTTGTGAGCGCCATCACTCGATCGGACGACATCCAGGATCACCCCATCGTGCCTGGCCGTCCGGGGTTTAGTAGCGCTGATATGACCCAGAGTCATCGGCCTTCGGGGCTTTAG